One Siniperca chuatsi isolate FFG_IHB_CAS linkage group LG8, ASM2008510v1, whole genome shotgun sequence DNA segment encodes these proteins:
- the LOC122879991 gene encoding small integral membrane protein 32-like gives MRNRDFVFTSSPAELFAEHTKPNEADSDPRGAMLRQILFNSTNTPDFMAQSSTHAPSSLNASHSGSVSVAALLRPTTGRGGGGLREGELHKPDLITYIVMCLLLFLLVLLIVFFINCQLRNSFFASMPYDRSLREARTSYK, from the exons ATGCGGAACAGGGATTTTGTCTTTACCAGCTCACCTGCGGAACTCTTCGCAGAACACACCAAA CCGAACGAAGCAGACAGTGACCCGCGTGGCGCCATGCTGAGGCAGATCCTCTTCAACTCCACCAACACCCCAGACTTCATGGCCCAGTCCTCCACGCACGCCCCCTCCTCCCTGAACGCGTCCCACAGTGGCTCGGTGAGCGTGGCCGCTCTTCTGAGACCCACCacagggagagggggaggggggctcCGGGAGGGCGAGCTCCACAAACCTGACCTGATCACCTACATAGTCATGTGcctgctgctcttcctgttAGTGCTGCTCATTGTGTTCTTCATCAACTGCCAGCTCCGGAACTCTTTCTTCGCCTCCATGCCATATGACAGGTCGCTGAGAGAGGCCCGGACCTCCTACAAGTAG